In Thermanaeromonas sp. C210, the following proteins share a genomic window:
- a CDS encoding PaaI family thioesterase gives MDGSAAGFPRTNPFIELLDIEFVRIEPGQAETRLKVARKHLNPWNYLHGGVFAALADTTMGAAVRSSAKVYTTTNLDLHYIKPVKEGEEVICRGKVIHPGNHIIHAEAVMMVGTRVVATASATFYVLNPGS, from the coding sequence ATGGACGGCAGCGCGGCCGGTTTTCCCCGGACCAATCCCTTTATAGAGCTGCTGGACATTGAATTTGTACGTATAGAGCCGGGACAAGCGGAAACCAGGCTTAAAGTGGCCCGTAAACACCTTAATCCGTGGAATTATCTCCACGGCGGCGTATTCGCAGCCCTGGCGGATACTACTATGGGTGCGGCAGTTCGCTCCTCGGCCAAGGTTTATACTACGACTAATCTGGATCTCCACTACATAAAGCCGGTTAAAGAAGGCGAAGAGGTAATTTGCCGCGGTAAAGTAATCCACCCGGGCAACCACATCATCCATGCGGAAGCGGTTATGATGGTGGGAACGCGCGTAGTTGCCACGGCTAGCGCCACCTTCTACGTCCTTAATCCCGGAAGCTGA